The proteins below are encoded in one region of Gadus macrocephalus chromosome 14, ASM3116895v1:
- the ppfibp2a gene encoding liprin-beta-2 isoform X4, which yields MGEVSYLKLKLADMEQNHVHGTERQHKAEHVVNFISELQEQMCKFQEEINSKIQEQRTLNIQADIQTDSVEASCPPASHEGQSSALGLSCDRGPGEMHPLADASGSSDENEDNDNLGESWSNADATCQCGEQSVLLKELRFLKDRVEVLEDQKSQYEKKLKATKVEISCLQQLLFSKNTEIDNLNTQLMARPCLPNENPERELELQKLRAGMETLLAANEEKNQRIEELTMLLKQCRQFREVPYTARQPPPTIRSLSNRRTESSSSEEEEQGGMVGNVDSSSSKSEDVKSQVSTSSLSSQNTSFASVQKEINTRTDTQTLSSSTNDLPNGPLEKSNHADTPPVNASLSEQSEDRERETERESSSDTQSRTSPHGSEDGDSNRSKPSGSAEGSDCSSGSSEAGAPASDRALGSPEYLKTNRSLRKLWGKLRRTQSGGLQGADPDAGQFQRGGLRATAGPRLTRTPESHSSSRDMNTPFGQWSKEQVCGWLEDYGLAQYVNLTRQWVDNGQTLLSASPQDYEKEMGIKHPLHRKKLQLALKALGTKVVEKSSELDHIWVTRWLDDIGLPQYKDQFHEARVDGRMIQYLTVNDLLTLKVTSQLHHLSIKCAIHVLHANKFNPHCLRRRPAEEKSPSPSEVVQWSNHRVMEWLRAVDLAEYAPNLRGSGVHGGLVILEPRFSAETLALLLNIPPQKTLLRRHLASAFSSLVGAQATQEKREYANATGHVPLTTTAKVRPKKLGFTQFSHLRKKKPDDTADYICPIDSGVVPANGVFYRPYSGMRHLSPLLDRQSERQEKAGVLSGC from the exons ATGGGGGAGGTGTCCTACCTAAAGCTCAAGTTAGCAGACATGGAGCAGAACCACGTTCACGGCACTGAGAGACAGCATAAAGCAGAG CATGTCGTAAATTTCATTAGCGAGCTGCAGGAGCAGATGTGTAAATTCCAGGAGGAGATCAATAGCAAGATCCAGGAGCAAAGAACCCTGAATATCCAGGCAGACATCCAGACAGACTCAGTAGAGGCCAGCTGCCCACCTGCTTCCCATGAAGGCCAGAGCTCGGCCCTGGGGCTTTCCTGTGACAGAGGCCCAGGGGAGATGCACCCACTGGCGGATGCTTCAGGCAGTTCTGATGAGAATGAGGACAATGACAACTTAGGAGAAAGCTGGTCAAACGCAGACGCCACCTGCCAGTGTGGAGAACAGAGT GTGTTGTTAAAGGAGCTTCGCTTCCTCAAAGACAGAGTGGAAGTCCTGGAAGATCAGAAGTCGCAGTATGAGAAGAAACTCAAAGCAACCAAG GTCGAGATCAGCTGCCTCCAGCAGCTGCTGTTCAGCAAGAACACAGAGATTGATAACTTGAACACTCAGCTCATGGCCAGGCCCTGTCTCCCTAATGAGAACCCAGAGAGAG AGCTGGAACTGCAGAAGCTGAGAGCTGGAATGGAGACCCTGTTAGCCGCCAATGAAGAGAAG AACCAACGCATTGAGGAGCTCACAATGCTCCTGAAACAGTGCCGGCAATTCAGAGAGGTCCCCTACACCGCCAGACAAC CTCCACCCACTATCCGATCATTGTCCAATAGGAGGACTGAGTCGAGCagcagtgaggaagaggagcaggggggcaTGGTGGGGAATGTGGACTCTTCCAGCTCAAAGTCTGAAGATGTGAAATCTCAG GTCTCCACGAGCAGCCTTTCTTCTCAAAACACATCGTTTGCATCAGTTCAGAAGGAGATTAATACAAG gacagatacacagacgTTATCAAGTAGCACGAATGACCTGCCAAATGGACCATTAGAAAAG AGCAATCATGCGGACACGCCACCTGTTAACGCTTCTCTGTCGGAGCAGAGcgaggacagggagagagagacagagcgagagagctcCAGTGACACTCAGAGCCGCACATCTCCACACGGCAGCGAGGATGGAGACTCCAACCGGAGCAAACCCAGTG GAAGCGCAGAAGGCAGTGACTGCTCCAGTGGGAGCTCGGAGGCGGGCGCCCCGGCCAGCGACAGGGCCCTGGGCTCCCCTGAATACCTCAAGACCAACAGAAGCCTGAGGAAGCTCTGGGGCAA ACTGCGCAGAACCCAGTCTGGGGGCCTCCAGGGAGCGGACCCTGACGCTGGTCAGTTTCAGAGAGGGGGGCTGCGTGCCACGGCTGGGCCCAGGCTGACCCGGACCCCAGAGTCCCACAGCTCCTCAAG GGATATGAACACACCGTTTGGCCAGTGGAGCAAGGAGCAGGTGTGCGGCTGGCTGGAGGACTATGGCCTGGCCCAGTATGTGAACCTCACAAGGCAGTGGGTGGACAACGGGCAGACGctgctctctgcctccccccagGACTACGAGAAG GAGATGGGCATTAAGCACCCACTGCATAGAAAGAAGCTGCAGCTAGCTCTGAAGGCGCTCGGCACCAAAGTGGTGGAGAAGTCCTCTGAACTGGACCACATCTGGGTCACCA GGTGGCTGGATGACATCGGCTTGCCACAGTACAAAGACCAGTTTCATGAGGCGCGGGTGGATGGTCGCATGATACAGTACCTCACAGTG AATGACCTCTTGACCCTGAAGGTCACCAGTCAGCTCCATCACCTCAGTATTAAATGTGCCATCCATGTCCTACATGCCAACAAGTTCAACCCCCACTGTCTCCGCCGCAGACCGGCCGAAGAG AAGAGCCCCTCTCCGTCCGAGGTGGTGCAGTGGTCAAACCACCGCGTGATGGAGTGGCTTCGGGCAGTCGATCTGGCAGAGTACGCTCCTAACCTCCGTGGAAGTGGGGTGCACGGGGGGCTTGTT ATCCTGGAGCCCCGGTTCAGCGCGGAGACCCTGGCCCTGCTGCTGAACATCCCCCCCCAGAAGACCCTGCTGCGTCGCCACCTGGCCAGCGCCTTCTCCTCCCTGGTGGGCGCCCAGGCCACGCAGGAGAAGCGCGAGTACGCCAACGCCACGGGCCACGTCCCgctcaccaccaccgccaaaGTCAGG CCAAAAAAGTTAGGCTTTACCCAGTTCAGCCACCTGAGGAAGAAGAAGCCCGATGACACCGCCGACTACATCTGCCCGATCGACAGCGGAGTTGTCCCCGCTAATGGGGTCTTCTATCGACCCTACTCAGGGATGAGGCATCTTAGCCCCTTGCTGGACAGACAGTCTGAGAGGCAGGAGAAGGCTGGCGTACTGAGTGGATGCTGA